The proteins below are encoded in one region of Oncorhynchus kisutch isolate 150728-3 linkage group LG14, Okis_V2, whole genome shotgun sequence:
- the six6a gene encoding homeobox protein SIX6a produces the protein MFQLPILNFSPQQVAGVCETLEESGDIERLGRFLWSLPVAPAACEVLNKNESVLRARAIVAYHTGNFRELYHILENHKFTKESHTKLQALWLEAHYQEAEKLRGRPLGPVDKYRVRKKFPLPRTIWDGEQKTHCFKERTRHLLREWYLQDPYPNPSKKRELAQATGLTPTQVGNWFKNRRQRDRAAAAKNRLQQGLSQGSVRSLADDDGTVDRLGPASSPEASLSSKAATSAISITSSDSECDI, from the exons ATGTTTCAGCTGCCTATCTTAAATTTTAGCCCCCAGCAGGTTGCGGGGGTTTGCGAGACCCTGGAAGAGAGCGGGGACATTGAGCGCCTAGGTCGCTTCCTCTGGTCTCTGCCCGTTGCCCCGGCAGCCTGCGAAGTCCTCAACAAGAATGAGTCGGTGCTTAGGGCGCGGGCAATCGTGGCCTACCACACCGGGAATTTCCGAGAACTTTACCACATCCTGGAGAACCACAAGTTCACCAAAGAGTCTCACACTAAACTACAGGCCCTGTGGCTGGAGGCGCATTACCAAGAGGCAGAGAAGCTGCGGGGCCGCCCGCTAGGGCCTGTGGACAAATACAGGGTGCGGAAGAAGTTCCCTCTGCCCAGAACGATATGGGACGGAGAGCAAAAGACCCACTGCTTCAAGGAGAGAACCCGACATTTGCTACGCGAATGGTACTTGCAGGACCCTTACCCGAACCCGAGCAAAAAGAGGGAGCTCGCGCAGGCTACTGGACTTACTCCCACACAAGTCGGAAACTGGTTCAAAAATCGTAGACAAAGGGATAGAGCGGCGGCTGCGAAAAATAG GCTACAGCAAGGGTTGTCCCAAGGCTCGGTTCGGTCTTTGGCTGATGATGATGGAACCGTCGATCGACTCGGTCCCGCCTCCAGCCCCGAGGCAAGTTTGTCGAGCAAAGCCGCCACCTCGGCTATCTCTATCACTTCCAGCGACAGCGAATGTGACATCTAA